The Pseudomonadota bacterium genome includes the window TCCCTGCATAAGCTGCAGGGTACCTCAGCATTGCTACCTATGGGAAGAAGACAAAACATTAGTAGTGACTAAAAATCGGGTCCCGGGGCCATGCGGGCTATCCCACCCGTGGTATTAGTACGCGTTGCGATTCTTAAAGCCATTAATCAGGGTCAGGCAGAGGATCTTAAGATCCAGATAGAGCGACCAGTTCTCTATGTAATACAGATCATACTCGATCCGTTTGTCTATCGATGTATCACCTCTCCAACCATGCACCTGCGCCCAGCCAGTAATACCAGCCGGAACCTTATGGCGTAACATGTAGCGCGGGATATGACGCCGAAACTCGTTAATAAAGACCGGTCGCTCCGGCCTTGGCCCAACGATAGACATTTCACCCATTAGAACATTTAAAAGCTGCGGAAGCTCATCAAGGCTAGTCGAGCGCAGCAACCTCCCTAGCGGTGTAACACGTTCATCGCCAGGTTTAGTCCACCCGGGACCCTCAATCTCGGCATCCATATACATGGTCCGAAACTTGATGATGGAGAAGGCGCTACCATCAAAGCTGACTCGCTCCTGTTTAAATAGCACCGGCCCACGCGAGGTCATCCTTACAAGTACTGCGATAGTGAGCATGATAGGGGAGAAGATAATAAGAAGGAGTGACGCCACCACCAGGTCTAGCACCCGTTTTGTAAAGAGGTTGATGCCATCTAGTGGGCACTCCTGCAAGCTGATAAGCGGCAGCCCTTCAAACTCCTCTATCGCCCCTCCGATACTCGCGAATTGATAGAGGTCCGGAATAATCTTAATATCAACGATCGAATCCTTTAGCTGATGCATAATCTCAGGAAGAATCTGGTGGTCCTCGAGGGGTAAGGCCACAACGATCTGGTCTAGATCTGTACGCCCAACGAAGGCTCCGATATCTGAGTATTTACCGACTATAGGCACACCACCAGGCCCCCGTCGCTCATCGCCATCCTTGGAGAGACACCCCAACAGTTGAATACCGAGCTCCTGGTGAAGGCGAACCCGGCTGACCATATCGATCGCTACCTTGCCGCTGCCAACGACCAACATATAGCGTAGGTTGTATCCCTTACGTCGCAATTCACGCAGTAGAGCGCGCAAGGTCGTACGCTGCAAAACGGTTAGCGCCGTTGCGATGAGCCAGAAATAGGCAAAGACGAGTCTAGAATATTGCACGCTCTTTTCCCGAAAGAGATAGGTAAGAGATATCAGCAAGAGGATAGAGAGTGCATTAGCATTTATCAGCAACCACAATTCACGTGCTCGTCTAGATCCTCGCATGGGTCTATAGAGCCCCATCCGTCTGAAAACAAAGGCCCAGATTAGCCAAATAAAGGGCAACATTGAGACGTAATGAATCAGCTCAGGCACACCCTTCTCAACCGGGATTAGCCCCGTCATAAATCGAAGCCAGAAGGCCGCCAACCAAGCGGCAGAGACCACCAACAGGTCGGCTGCCATAAAGAGGTATTCAAATAGTTGTCGCTTCTGCCTTAGCATCCTATCCCTTGAGCTGTAGTCCAAGCGGCGTCATATTTTCCCCCTGAGTCTGACGAGCTTTCATGCCATCTCCTGAGTCGATGCCCACGCTCTGTGCAAACGACTCCCAGGTCTTGAAAAAGTTTGCGTAGCTGAACGCACGCGCGCGCGCTCTTATGAGATCTGCTGAAAAACTGCCCTCTATTTTACAAAAGGATCTGACTGCCTGCGCTAACGCCGAAGGATCTCCGTAGAACCTTTTAGTAATAAATACCCCACAGCTGTTCGATAGGACAAGCTCAGATTGAGCTACCGGGCGCTCCTCCCCTACTGATTCCCTGAGTCCCCCGGCATCTAGCGCTATGATTGGCCTACCTGAGGCCATACACTCAACCGGCACGATGCCGAAGTCCTCTATTCCAGGGAACACCAAGGCGCGGCAACGGCTATAACACTCCCACAAGAACGCCTCACTCACCCGCCCTAGAAATCGCACGAATGGTGCGCTTGTGGCTCGCTGCCTGAGTTTTTCCTCTTCAGGCCCCCCTCCTAGCACCCATAACGGCAGCCCTAGCTCTTTAAAAGCGTCCACAGCAACATCGATCCGTTTATATGGCACGAGCGCCCCAGCGCACAGAAAAAAGGGCTCGGGGTGCTCCTCAAAAAATCGTTTCTCTTCTGCGCTCAGTTCGCGCGAGACCTCATTACACATACGAACGGGAGGGGTAATCACTACCGCCTCTCGTCCATAAAACTTACGGATACGCGCAGCGATAAAGCTACTAATAGCAACAAAATGCGTAATCCGCTTGGCGCCCCGTAAATCCCAACGACGCAAATATAAGAGTAGCGGCTGGGCCAGCAGAAAAACTATCCCTTTAAAGTACGAGCCGGCCTGATCCCAGATGTAACGCATCGGAGTAAAGCAGTAGCAGATATGCTGCACTCCTGCAGGGACCTGCACGTTCTTTGCGGCGGCATGGCTTAACGAGATAACTAGATCGTATCCGTTTAGATTAAGCGAAGAGGCGGCCGCGGGATAAAGTGGTAAGAAAGCTCGGTAGAGGCGCGCTATTCCGGGAATTCTATTAAGAAACGAGCTAGCCTTTACACGAGCATCGATCCGCTCCGAGGTAGCACCCGGCAGATGTACGAGGGTAAACAC containing:
- a CDS encoding undecaprenyl-phosphate glucose phosphotransferase, whose translation is MLRQKRQLFEYLFMAADLLVVSAAWLAAFWLRFMTGLIPVEKGVPELIHYVSMLPFIWLIWAFVFRRMGLYRPMRGSRRARELWLLINANALSILLLISLTYLFREKSVQYSRLVFAYFWLIATALTVLQRTTLRALLRELRRKGYNLRYMLVVGSGKVAIDMVSRVRLHQELGIQLLGCLSKDGDERRGPGGVPIVGKYSDIGAFVGRTDLDQIVVALPLEDHQILPEIMHQLKDSIVDIKIIPDLYQFASIGGAIEEFEGLPLISLQECPLDGINLFTKRVLDLVVASLLLIIFSPIMLTIAVLVRMTSRGPVLFKQERVSFDGSAFSIIKFRTMYMDAEIEGPGWTKPGDERVTPLGRLLRSTSLDELPQLLNVLMGEMSIVGPRPERPVFINEFRRHIPRYMLRHKVPAGITGWAQVHGWRGDTSIDKRIEYDLYYIENWSLYLDLKILCLTLINGFKNRNAY
- a CDS encoding glycosyltransferase, which gives rise to MKVALVHDWLTGMRGGEMCLEAFLCIYPKADVFTLVHLPGATSERIDARVKASSFLNRIPGIARLYRAFLPLYPAAASSLNLNGYDLVISLSHAAAKNVQVPAGVQHICYCFTPMRYIWDQAGSYFKGIVFLLAQPLLLYLRRWDLRGAKRITHFVAISSFIAARIRKFYGREAVVITPPVRMCNEVSRELSAEEKRFFEEHPEPFFLCAGALVPYKRIDVAVDAFKELGLPLWVLGGGPEEEKLRQRATSAPFVRFLGRVSEAFLWECYSRCRALVFPGIEDFGIVPVECMASGRPIIALDAGGLRESVGEERPVAQSELVLSNSCGVFITKRFYGDPSALAQAVRSFCKIEGSFSADLIRARARAFSYANFFKTWESFAQSVGIDSGDGMKARQTQGENMTPLGLQLKG